The Coleofasciculaceae cyanobacterium sequence TTTTGCGCACTTTGGGTCTGAAAAATTTGCAGTTAGATATCAATTCGGTGGGAAATGGTGAAGATCGCGCTCAGTATCGTGAAGCTTTGGTTAGCTATCTCGAACCTTATCAAGCTGATTTAGATCGAGATTCACAAGATCGATTAACCCGTAATCCTCTACGAATACTAGATAGTAAAGACCCTAAAACTCAAGAAATTGCCCAAAATGCGCCTAAAATTACCGAGCATCTTAGTGCAAAATCGAAAAAACACTTTGATCTGGTGTTGCAGTTACTCACGGACTTAAATATTAAATATCAGATCGATCATTGCCTAGTGAGGGGTTTAGACTACTATACTTACACTGCTTTTGAAATCAAATCTAATGATTTAGGCGCACAAGCAACAGTTTGTGGTGGTGGACGCTATGATGGCTTGGTAAAAGAACTAGGTGGTCCTGAAACTCAAGCGGTAGGTTGGGCGATTGGCATGGAAAGATTAGTATTGCTGTTGCAACAGCTAGAATCTAATCTTGTTAATATTCCCGATATGTATATTGTTTCTCGTGGTGAGGCAGCAGAAGCACAGGGATTGTTATTGGCGCAGAAGTTACGTAGCTTAGGTTTGAGTGTCGAACTAGATCTAAGCAGTAGTGCTTTTGGTAAACAGTTTAAAAGAGCCGATCGCAGTGGTGCAGTTGCTTGTTTGGTTTTAGGCGATGCAGAAGCGGAGAATAATACCGTTAACTTAAAATGGTTGGCATCGGCAGAACAACAGGCGATCGCTCAAAACGATTTATTAAAGATGGCAGAAGAGTTAAAGGTGAAAATTGCGAGATTGAAAAGTCCTGAAATAATCGCCTAAAATGATTTAAAAGGCAACAGCCAATTTGCTAAATTTCCCAGCAGAGCCTTAAGATAATTGGAAGTAGATAGCAATCCAATTGACTATGTCAGGTTTAAAAGAGAAATTAGAAAAAGATGTTGCCAATATTTCTTGGCAAGACTTGCAGCCTCACGCCAAAAGAGATGCCATTATCGTAGTTAAAGATGAGTTAGATCTTTCTGAAGTAGCAGTAGCGATCGCGCAAGACAATACACCTTCAGTTCAACGATGGATTAGCGAACAATTTATTTCTAAGCCAACTTCAGCAGAACTTACCCATTGGAATCAGACACCACAGAAAGAATTCACGGCTTTGATTGTCCAGCCCTTTGTGATTGTTAAAGAAGC is a genomic window containing:
- the hisS gene encoding histidine--tRNA ligase, translating into MIQALRGTRDILPEEVGYWQLIEATVKEILGRAVYQEIRTPIFEQTALFERGIGEATDVVGKEMYTFSSRGDKSITLRPEGTAGVVRAYIQNKLHAQGGVQRLWYTGPMFRYERPQAGRQRQFHQVGLELLGCDAPRADVEVIALATDILRTLGLKNLQLDINSVGNGEDRAQYREALVSYLEPYQADLDRDSQDRLTRNPLRILDSKDPKTQEIAQNAPKITEHLSAKSKKHFDLVLQLLTDLNIKYQIDHCLVRGLDYYTYTAFEIKSNDLGAQATVCGGGRYDGLVKELGGPETQAVGWAIGMERLVLLLQQLESNLVNIPDMYIVSRGEAAEAQGLLLAQKLRSLGLSVELDLSSSAFGKQFKRADRSGAVACLVLGDAEAENNTVNLKWLASAEQQAIAQNDLLKMAEELKVKIARLKSPEIIA
- a CDS encoding DUF2288 domain-containing protein → MSGLKEKLEKDVANISWQDLQPHAKRDAIIVVKDELDLSEVAVAIAQDNTPSVQRWISEQFISKPTSAELTHWNQTPQKEFTALIVQPFVIVKEAN